From Strix uralensis isolate ZFMK-TIS-50842 chromosome 1, bStrUra1, whole genome shotgun sequence, a single genomic window includes:
- the TTPA gene encoding alpha-tocopherol transfer protein isoform X2 produces the protein MSQGPPGAGLLNDLSDHSPRVRSAVAELRRRAEAEPGQRWPQPLADAFLVRFLRARDFHLDLAWRLLKNYQKWRIECPEISADLRPASVLGLLHAGYHGVLRSRDPHGSKVLIYRIGQWDPKLFTAYDVFRVSLITSELIVQEIETQRNGVKAIFDLQGWRFAHAFQISPAVAKTIAAVLTVYMHGNNYLQSLTEHFPVSILPQEYGGEEVSIEELAKEWTDFIMSSADYLKNISLVAQE, from the exons ATGTCGCAGGGGCCGCCGGGCGCGGGGCTCCTCAACGACCTGTCCGACCACTCGCCGCGGGTGCGCAGCGCCGTCGCCGAgctgcggcggcgggcggaggcaGAGCCAGGCCAGCGCTGGCCGCAGCCCCTCGCCGACGCCTTCCTGGTGAGGTTCCTGCGCGCCCGAGACTTCCACCTGGACCTGGCCTGGAGG ttATTGAAGAATTACCAGAAGTGGAGAATTGAATGCCCAGAAATAAGTGCGGATTTACGACCAGCTTCTGTTCTTGGTCTTTTGCATGCTGGTTATCATGGAGTCCTGAGATCAAGGGACCCACATGGAAGCAAAGTTCTAATATACAGAATTG GACAATGGGATCCCAAGTTATTTACAGCATACGATGTGTTTCGTGTAAGTCTCATCACATCTGAACTCATTGTACAGGAAATTGAGACCCAGCGGAATGGAGTCAAGGCTATCTTTGATCTTCAAGGGTGGCGATTTGCTCATGCATTTCAGATCAGTCCAGCAGTGGCCAAGACAATTGCTGCTGTGCTCACA gTGTATATGCATGGAAATAACTACTTGCAGAGCCTGACTGAACACTTCCCGGTCAGCATTCTCCCACAGGAATATGGCGGGGAGGAAGTCTCCATTGAAGAGCTGGCCAAGGAATGGACTGACTTTATAATGTCATCTGCAGATTATCTTAAGAACATTTCTCTGGTTGCCCAGGAATAA
- the TTPA gene encoding alpha-tocopherol transfer protein isoform X1 produces MSQGPPGAGLLNDLSDHSPRVRSAVAELRRRAEAEPGQRWPQPLADAFLVRFLRARDFHLDLAWRLLKNYQKWRIECPEISADLRPASVLGLLHAGYHGVLRSRDPHGSKVLIYRIGQWDPKLFTAYDVFRVSLITSELIVQEIETQRNGVKAIFDLQGWRFAHAFQISPAVAKTIAAVLTDSFPLKVRGIHLINEPLFFHPVFALIKPFLTEKIKERVYMHGNNYLQSLTEHFPVSILPQEYGGEEVSIEELAKEWTDFIMSSADYLKNISLVAQE; encoded by the exons ATGTCGCAGGGGCCGCCGGGCGCGGGGCTCCTCAACGACCTGTCCGACCACTCGCCGCGGGTGCGCAGCGCCGTCGCCGAgctgcggcggcgggcggaggcaGAGCCAGGCCAGCGCTGGCCGCAGCCCCTCGCCGACGCCTTCCTGGTGAGGTTCCTGCGCGCCCGAGACTTCCACCTGGACCTGGCCTGGAGG ttATTGAAGAATTACCAGAAGTGGAGAATTGAATGCCCAGAAATAAGTGCGGATTTACGACCAGCTTCTGTTCTTGGTCTTTTGCATGCTGGTTATCATGGAGTCCTGAGATCAAGGGACCCACATGGAAGCAAAGTTCTAATATACAGAATTG GACAATGGGATCCCAAGTTATTTACAGCATACGATGTGTTTCGTGTAAGTCTCATCACATCTGAACTCATTGTACAGGAAATTGAGACCCAGCGGAATGGAGTCAAGGCTATCTTTGATCTTCAAGGGTGGCGATTTGCTCATGCATTTCAGATCAGTCCAGCAGTGGCCAAGACAATTGCTGCTGTGCTCACA GATTCCTTTCCACTAAAAGTTCGAGGTATCCACTTGATTAATGAGCCTTTATTCTTCCACCCAGTCTTTGCTCTAATTAAGCCTTTTCTCACTGAAAAGATAAAGGAGCGG gTGTATATGCATGGAAATAACTACTTGCAGAGCCTGACTGAACACTTCCCGGTCAGCATTCTCCCACAGGAATATGGCGGGGAGGAAGTCTCCATTGAAGAGCTGGCCAAGGAATGGACTGACTTTATAATGTCATCTGCAGATTATCTTAAGAACATTTCTCTGGTTGCCCAGGAATAA